One window of the Mycoplasmopsis anatis genome contains the following:
- a CDS encoding amidase family protein, with the protein MSVKVLGNFEKAKVELANNKNNAVSYIYDQAKNLNPQGNLSNSVFTIKNVFATDDAVTNASSRILENFQPHYNAEVVQKLLNAGATPVAKVHSDELALGGTGTYSGFGLIRNPLDPERLSGGSSSGSIVTLTDNVSFALGSDTGDSVRLPASYNGKVGFKPSYGAISRYGMFAYCSSLDTVAFFAHNVNDIFEVSKATFGIDNKDMTTIKVKMEELNSLKPNIVVALELDGFLEEYVLNSYNNLIQKLINNGVKVKKVKPDLTILRNIKPVYDIVSYSEASANLANLNGIAFGERKTGEDWNEIMTNTRTSGFGKMVQRRLTLGSYYLYSKNQEEIFKKAQKVRRVIRDYLTSLHKSADVVIYPASAAIAPFIDFSKNKNYDFMEYILTGSNLVGNPSITIPLGKNQELPFNITIDSEIYTDEKLLSISLWFEEILGGNNELK; encoded by the coding sequence ATGAGTGTTAAAGTTTTAGGAAATTTTGAAAAAGCTAAAGTTGAATTAGCAAACAACAAAAATAATGCAGTTTCATACATATACGATCAAGCTAAAAACTTAAATCCTCAAGGAAATTTATCAAACTCAGTTTTTACAATTAAAAACGTTTTTGCTACTGATGATGCAGTCACAAATGCATCAAGCAGAATTTTGGAAAATTTTCAACCACATTATAATGCAGAGGTAGTCCAAAAATTATTAAACGCAGGAGCTACTCCAGTTGCTAAAGTTCATTCAGATGAATTAGCTTTAGGCGGTACAGGAACATACTCTGGTTTTGGTTTGATAAGAAACCCACTAGATCCAGAAAGACTTAGCGGTGGTTCTTCATCTGGTTCTATTGTTACACTAACTGATAATGTTTCATTTGCCTTAGGTAGTGATACCGGTGATAGTGTTAGATTACCAGCATCATATAATGGAAAAGTAGGTTTTAAACCATCTTATGGTGCAATATCACGTTATGGAATGTTCGCATATTGTTCATCTTTAGACACTGTTGCATTTTTTGCTCATAATGTTAATGACATTTTTGAGGTTTCAAAAGCAACTTTTGGCATTGACAACAAAGATATGACTACAATTAAGGTTAAAATGGAGGAACTTAATTCTCTTAAACCTAATATTGTGGTAGCTCTAGAATTAGACGGGTTCTTAGAAGAATATGTTTTAAATTCATATAATAATTTGATCCAAAAATTGATAAATAATGGTGTTAAAGTTAAAAAAGTTAAACCTGACTTAACAATTTTAAGAAATATTAAACCAGTTTATGATATTGTAAGTTACTCTGAAGCATCTGCTAACTTAGCTAATTTAAATGGTATTGCATTTGGTGAGAGAAAAACAGGTGAAGATTGAAATGAAATCATGACCAATACTAGAACAAGCGGTTTTGGTAAAATGGTTCAGAGAAGATTAACTCTTGGAAGTTACTATTTATATAGCAAAAATCAAGAAGAAATCTTCAAAAAAGCTCAAAAAGTAAGAAGAGTAATTAGAGATTATTTAACTAGTTTACATAAAAGCGCTGATGTTGTTATTTATCCAGCAAGTGCAGCTATAGCTCCATTTATTGACTTTTCAAAAAATAAGAATTATGATTTTATGGAATACATTTTAACTGGTTCAAACTTAGTTGGTAACCCTTCAATTACAATACCTCTTGGAAAAAATCAAGAGTTACCTTTTAATATAACCATTGATTCAGAGATTTATACTGATGAAAAACTGCTATCAATTTCATTATGATTTGAAGAAATTTTAGGAGGAAATAATGAATTGAAATAA
- a CDS encoding Asp-tRNA(Asn)/Glu-tRNA(Gln) amidotransferase subunit GatC translates to MNKSITKEELYKIAESLMLKPTEEVVEEILKDWEVLQKYIQMMSLINTDNVKPMTHINENYQVDFFREDIEDDSWAIKKEHILTNAAQSDQDFIITKKVVK, encoded by the coding sequence ATGAACAAAAGCATAACAAAAGAGGAATTGTATAAAATTGCAGAAAGCTTAATGCTTAAACCTACTGAAGAAGTTGTTGAAGAAATTCTAAAAGATTGAGAAGTTTTGCAAAAATACATTCAAATGATGAGTTTAATTAATACTGATAATGTTAAACCAATGACTCATATTAATGAGAACTATCAAGTTGACTTTTTTAGAGAAGACATTGAAGATGATTCATGAGCAATTAAAAAAGAACACATTCTTACAAATGCAGCTCAATCAGACCAAGATTTTATTATAACTAAGAAGGTGGTTAAATAA